The Leptospiraceae bacterium genome includes a region encoding these proteins:
- a CDS encoding MBL fold metallo-hydrolase, translating into MKFHKYNTDIPEIEEIGNDIYKVVLPQPFYAPNNIYILNGKEPAMIDSGFILNLGLLQRAMKRINLSLSKIQHIFYTHNHLDHISASLTLRAYTNAKHYGMNGMAKFVGSFPVHNEFFQRTMNRLLYKAIPHPEKRKKEINQSEKGYMELLAALKGSKKTNPILKMDVELVEGDVIDIGDRLIGFMHTPGHNLWHLSPYILGEGIYFTGDLVLQNISSIYAEFDGNLSHYHKSLERLLKIPIKRLLPAHGPEPEDPKRAIKILIKTLNYHERGVIRRLKIGPHDLHELAVEAMGEKIAGSPYYVVALAIIHAIILKLISQNHVHILEIDPPYEKYEWIGSLDE; encoded by the coding sequence ATGAAATTCCATAAGTATAACACCGATATTCCCGAAATCGAAGAAATAGGCAATGATATCTATAAAGTAGTACTACCTCAGCCTTTTTATGCGCCTAACAATATTTACATTCTAAATGGTAAAGAACCTGCTATGATTGATTCTGGATTTATCTTGAATTTAGGATTACTTCAAAGAGCTATGAAGCGAATAAATCTTTCTCTCTCAAAAATCCAACATATTTTTTATACACATAATCATTTGGATCATATAAGTGCGAGTCTAACGCTTCGTGCGTATACAAACGCTAAACATTATGGAATGAATGGAATGGCAAAATTTGTGGGGAGTTTTCCTGTTCATAATGAATTTTTTCAGAGAACCATGAATCGTCTACTTTACAAGGCGATACCTCATCCTGAAAAACGAAAGAAAGAAATTAATCAATCAGAAAAAGGGTATATGGAATTACTTGCCGCATTAAAAGGTTCCAAAAAAACTAATCCTATTCTAAAAATGGATGTTGAATTAGTGGAAGGGGACGTAATTGATATCGGGGATCGGCTAATCGGTTTTATGCACACACCTGGGCATAACTTGTGGCACTTATCGCCTTATATTTTAGGGGAAGGAATTTATTTTACTGGAGATCTAGTATTACAAAACATTTCTTCTATTTATGCTGAATTTGATGGAAATTTGAGTCATTACCATAAATCTTTAGAGCGCCTTTTAAAAATTCCAATTAAACGACTATTACCCGCTCATGGTCCAGAACCAGAGGATCCGAAAAGAGCTATCAAAATTTTAATTAAAACACTCAACTATCATGAGAGAGGTGTAATTCGAAGACTAAAAATCGGACCTCATGACTTACACGAGTTAGCCGTTGAAGCAATGGGCGAAAAAATTGCGGGTAGTCCTTATTATGTGGTAGCATTGGCAATTATACACGCGATTATTTTAAAACTCATTTCTCAAAATCATGTGCATATCTTAGAGATTGATCCGCCTTATGAAAAGTATGAATGGATTGGAAGTTTGGACGAATAA
- a CDS encoding tyrosine-type recombinase/integrase has translation MSDDNISEGLHMMHQFNLNFVQVIDTKDDSYFSKTEILEIITTIKENYIHLIWFKLLYSFGMTLFELVNLKVKDIDFVSAKINIHSSKKLMSRSLDIPEALLRELRIQCERKFPESYLFHGRGGKLHTRTIQKALEKVESKLNIQITISKIRKSIAVHLLQNGWDYRAIGEFLGHAHYRATRNLLGPNSKKYRKSIAPLDEILNP, from the coding sequence ATGAGTGATGATAATATTTCGGAAGGTTTACATATGATGCATCAATTCAATTTAAATTTTGTTCAAGTTATCGATACGAAAGATGATTCTTATTTTTCAAAAACGGAAATTTTGGAAATCATCACTACTATAAAGGAAAATTATATTCACTTGATATGGTTTAAACTGCTTTATTCTTTTGGAATGACCTTGTTTGAATTAGTAAATTTAAAAGTGAAAGACATCGATTTTGTATCTGCGAAAATCAACATTCATTCGAGCAAAAAATTAATGTCTCGTTCGTTAGATATTCCAGAAGCGTTATTGCGGGAACTTCGCATTCAATGCGAAAGAAAATTTCCTGAATCGTATCTTTTTCATGGAAGAGGAGGAAAACTTCACACAAGAACCATTCAAAAGGCACTCGAAAAAGTAGAATCCAAATTGAATATTCAAATTACAATTTCTAAAATTAGAAAGAGCATTGCCGTTCATTTATTACAAAATGGTTGGGATTATCGTGCTATTGGGGAGTTTTTAGGTCACGCGCATTACCGAGCAACACGCAATTTATTGGGACCAAACTCAAAGAAATATAGAAAAAGTATCGCACCGTTAGATGAAATATTAAATCCCTAA
- a CDS encoding rod shape-determining protein, which translates to MIFDNLYALFSNDMGIDLGTANTLVHVKGQGIVLSEPSVVAVQASTGKVLAVGQEAKRMLGRTPGDIVAIRPMKDGVIADFETVEKMIRYFIAKVHNRTTFVKPRIVIGVPSGITEVERRAVRESAEQAGAREIFLIEEALAAAIGANVPIHEPAGNMIVDIGGGTTEIAVISLGGMVIAESIRTGGDEFDEAIIKHLRNQYNLVIGDRTAEDIKLTIGNAYMDKRTDTMEVKGRDAISGLPRTLELDSNEIRKALKEPTDQILDGVKRVLEKTPPELSADIVERGIILTGGGCLLRGLEYFISRETGVPVFRAENPLTCVVLGTGKYLDELKYIKRGVK; encoded by the coding sequence ATGATTTTCGATAATTTATATGCTCTATTTTCAAATGACATGGGTATCGATTTAGGTACTGCGAATACGCTTGTCCATGTCAAAGGACAGGGCATCGTTCTATCCGAGCCCAGCGTGGTAGCAGTTCAGGCTTCGACAGGGAAGGTTTTAGCCGTAGGCCAAGAGGCAAAACGTATGCTTGGTAGAACTCCAGGTGATATCGTTGCCATTAGACCGATGAAGGATGGCGTTATCGCCGATTTCGAAACGGTCGAAAAAATGATTCGTTATTTTATAGCCAAAGTTCATAATCGAACAACCTTTGTTAAACCTAGAATCGTAATTGGAGTTCCTTCGGGAATTACCGAGGTAGAGAGACGTGCCGTGAGAGAGTCTGCCGAACAAGCAGGAGCTCGCGAGATATTTCTCATAGAAGAAGCGCTTGCAGCTGCAATTGGTGCAAATGTGCCTATTCATGAACCAGCTGGAAACATGATTGTAGATATAGGTGGTGGTACCACTGAAATTGCAGTTATCTCTCTTGGTGGTATGGTGATTGCAGAATCCATCCGTACAGGCGGGGACGAGTTTGACGAGGCAATTATCAAACATTTGCGTAACCAATACAACCTAGTTATTGGGGATAGAACGGCGGAAGATATTAAACTTACAATTGGAAATGCTTATATGGATAAGCGTACGGATACAATGGAAGTAAAAGGCCGGGACGCTATTTCTGGTTTACCTAGAACATTAGAATTAGATAGCAATGAAATCCGTAAAGCACTCAAAGAACCTACAGATCAAATATTGGATGGAGTGAAACGTGTCCTTGAAAAAACTCCGCCGGAACTTTCTGCCGATATCGTAGAGCGTGGAATTATATTAACAGGCGGCGGATGTCTTCTTCGTGGATTAGAGTATTTTATTTCTAGAGAAACAGGTGTTCCTGTGTTTCGTGCTGAAAACCCACTCACTTGTGTGGTTCTTGGTACTGGAAAATATCTAGATGAATTAAAATACATCAAACGTGGAGTTAAATAA
- a CDS encoding rod shape-determining protein MreC translates to MLWDRFSQLREFISVLFCVFFSISSLVWNGNLVVRGVASTQRVSNAVSSSIDSFGNFFKSVYNKLESYESIRRERDSYAKLVEEYKVLPQDISTLRAENDLLRKELSFSPKIDYPYIKAEVLSVRLNSIYRTITVNKGKDAGIRPYMPVIGRAFDESNGQMIQALVGKVIAVTGGSSVIQPIINSNFTMGVQIPKTNFWATLSGNSGRSMEAILNYIDNGIIVDPKLITGKQIGPNLPTSETSFIESFGNLGKTIYSSSGGGVFPANIPVGTIVEEGQRSGAFKTAYVKPYIKFEELQYVSIIKKVPDKWVEDWPEEKSISIENPYFGELNFPGEIIENKELPLPKDKKPISNPQPNPVPNKVEVKTVPPSPAVPVVPKEKKKLSSETDDDEMLRKLEETSP, encoded by the coding sequence ATGCTATGGGATAGATTTAGTCAGCTCAGAGAATTCATATCGGTCCTATTTTGTGTTTTTTTTTCAATCTCGTCTTTAGTTTGGAATGGCAACCTTGTAGTTCGTGGGGTTGCTAGTACCCAAAGAGTCAGCAACGCTGTTTCCTCCTCTATTGATTCTTTTGGAAATTTTTTCAAAAGTGTATATAACAAATTGGAATCCTATGAGTCGATTCGAAGAGAGCGAGATTCTTATGCTAAACTTGTTGAGGAATATAAGGTGTTGCCGCAAGATATTAGTACTCTCCGAGCTGAAAATGATTTACTCAGAAAAGAATTAAGTTTTTCTCCAAAAATTGATTATCCATACATAAAAGCAGAAGTACTTTCCGTACGATTAAATTCTATCTATAGAACAATTACAGTGAATAAGGGAAAGGACGCAGGCATTCGCCCATATATGCCTGTAATTGGGCGCGCATTTGATGAATCAAATGGTCAAATGATCCAAGCGTTAGTTGGTAAAGTAATTGCAGTTACTGGGGGCTCGAGTGTGATTCAACCAATTATTAATTCTAATTTTACAATGGGCGTACAAATTCCTAAAACAAATTTTTGGGCAACTCTGTCTGGTAATTCAGGAAGAAGTATGGAAGCTATTTTAAATTATATTGATAACGGAATTATCGTTGATCCAAAGTTAATTACAGGAAAACAAATTGGACCAAATCTCCCTACTAGCGAAACTAGTTTTATCGAATCCTTTGGGAATTTAGGAAAAACTATTTATTCTTCTTCTGGTGGCGGAGTTTTTCCAGCGAATATTCCTGTTGGAACTATTGTAGAAGAAGGGCAACGATCGGGTGCATTTAAAACAGCTTATGTAAAACCATATATTAAATTTGAAGAATTACAATATGTATCGATAATAAAAAAAGTTCCGGATAAATGGGTAGAAGATTGGCCAGAGGAAAAAAGTATTTCGATTGAAAATCCTTATTTTGGAGAGTTAAATTTTCCGGGTGAAATTATTGAAAATAAAGAATTACCACTTCCGAAAGATAAAAAACCGATTTCTAATCCACAACCGAATCCAGTTCCAAATAAAGTAGAAGTGAAAACAGTTCCGCCTTCTCCCGCTGTTCCCGTAGTGCCAAAAGAAAAAAAGAAACTGTCTTCTGAAACAGATGATGACGAAATGTTGCGTAAATTAGAGGAGACCAGTCCGTGA
- a CDS encoding glycosyltransferase family 39 protein has product MKHRHFFFLSLILFSFFSILFHTNIPVIWPDEVLFFNPSWELSHNGIMRTSVLDGLIPGMDTHTLWMPPLYMISLSLIFKIFPSELITARLFSSFISLGSIYIVYRICLRYQFSSKRIAGVLFLLATDFLFLKFSHTARMESLCLFFALGAFYFLVRGSGVGRDNRRDLGRDLINQVPTKATTTLTTKDIFLSGICLSLSFLSHPFGIVHSIPVLFLLFQRNQLNFKNIMLYSLAGIIPILIWGIYVFPNWDLFIVQFGAQLSRKNELLGKFTWIDKVKIIFSVYKFPMIKLGLFVLTLMIVAYYSVFKYFKKERIINSWYLKISASTESFFLVWIFTLLLFLLLSSESWYVFHIVVPFTLLLSSIIETQNKFVKQFFIFSILYNLVVIFWVPFSLYFVYKSPEKTEEFFHLIEKEIEQKNNIYLQIFPDPYFYFRKKFPDKNFHEFIPGELSAIQKKNPDEPEKIDLLNRLGITKENYKIDANFYKETIQKQEVFLFYNESLMNEYIRDYLQKNESQFDKKVIQVNTPKGSDLKLEAILYSKK; this is encoded by the coding sequence ATGAAACATAGGCACTTTTTTTTTCTTTCTCTTATCTTATTCTCTTTTTTTTCAATTTTATTTCACACAAATATTCCAGTAATTTGGCCTGACGAGGTTTTATTTTTTAATCCATCTTGGGAGTTGAGTCATAATGGAATTATGCGCACTTCTGTTTTGGATGGATTGATTCCTGGTATGGATACTCATACACTTTGGATGCCTCCTCTCTATATGATTTCTCTTTCCTTGATATTCAAAATTTTTCCTTCTGAGTTGATCACGGCACGCCTTTTTAGTTCCTTCATTAGTCTCGGTTCAATTTATATAGTATATAGAATTTGTTTACGTTATCAATTTTCGTCTAAAAGAATTGCTGGAGTATTATTTTTATTAGCCACAGATTTTCTTTTTCTTAAATTTTCACATACCGCTAGAATGGAAAGTCTCTGTCTATTTTTTGCACTTGGGGCTTTTTACTTTTTGGTTCGTGGGAGTGGTGTCGGTCGTGATAACCGTCGGGACTTGGGTAGGGACTTGATTAATCAAGTCCCTACGAAAGCCACGACGACTCTTACAACAAAAGATATCTTCCTTTCTGGTATCTGTCTGTCTCTCTCTTTTTTGTCGCATCCATTTGGCATTGTTCATTCAATCCCCGTTCTATTTTTGCTTTTTCAGAGAAATCAGTTAAATTTTAAGAATATAATGTTATATTCATTAGCTGGTATTATTCCAATTTTGATTTGGGGAATTTATGTTTTTCCTAATTGGGATTTGTTTATTGTTCAGTTTGGTGCGCAGTTATCCAGAAAAAATGAACTTCTGGGGAAATTTACATGGATTGATAAAGTGAAAATTATTTTTTCTGTTTATAAATTCCCCATGATAAAATTGGGATTATTTGTTTTGACTTTAATGATTGTGGCTTATTATTCCGTATTTAAGTATTTCAAAAAAGAACGCATAATAAATAGTTGGTACTTAAAAATTAGTGCTTCTACTGAGTCCTTTTTTTTGGTTTGGATTTTTACACTTTTGCTATTTTTATTATTATCGAGTGAGTCTTGGTATGTATTTCATATTGTGGTTCCGTTTACACTTCTGTTATCCTCAATTATAGAAACACAAAATAAATTTGTTAAACAATTTTTTATTTTTAGTATTCTTTATAATTTAGTAGTGATTTTTTGGGTACCATTTAGTTTGTATTTTGTATATAAGTCTCCTGAAAAAACAGAAGAATTTTTTCATTTGATTGAAAAAGAAATCGAGCAGAAAAATAATATATACCTTCAAATATTTCCTGATCCATATTTTTATTTTCGAAAGAAATTTCCGGATAAAAATTTCCATGAGTTTATTCCTGGAGAACTTTCTGCAATACAAAAAAAGAATCCAGATGAACCTGAAAAAATAGATTTATTAAACCGACTTGGCATAACAAAAGAAAATTATAAAATTGATGCTAATTTTTATAAAGAAACTATTCAAAAACAAGAAGTCTTTTTGTTTTATAATGAATCTTTGATGAATGAGTATATCCGCGACTATTTGCAAAAAAATGAGAGCCAATTTGATAAGAAAGTTATACAGGTAAACACACCTAAGGGTAGTGATTTGAAATTAGAAGCTATTCTCTATTCTAAAAAGTAA
- the mreD gene encoding rod shape-determining protein MreD: MILERFVIGIGILLAHVLNGTSLFDIGTAIKPDFMILLVIFFALRKGGMSGLWVGFLGGLLTDAALGGEEGLGGKVFYKIGIHSLSFCIIGYLLGKFGRISYNENFVSISIFAFLLTLLTRGLTYMLFSFFFHPNLNYSFFATAIYNAAIAPLTFFTLSWIYKLEPTSSEGIR; this comes from the coding sequence GTGATTTTAGAAAGATTTGTAATTGGAATTGGTATTTTACTTGCGCATGTTTTAAATGGGACAAGTCTTTTTGATATTGGAACTGCTATTAAACCAGACTTTATGATTTTGTTAGTTATATTTTTTGCCCTTCGAAAAGGGGGGATGAGTGGTTTATGGGTTGGATTTTTAGGCGGATTACTTACAGATGCAGCCCTAGGCGGAGAAGAGGGATTAGGCGGAAAAGTTTTTTATAAAATTGGAATTCATTCTTTAAGTTTTTGTATAATTGGTTATTTGTTAGGTAAATTTGGAAGAATATCTTATAATGAAAATTTTGTTTCCATTTCTATTTTTGCTTTTTTGCTAACGCTTCTAACTCGTGGTCTAACGTATATGTTATTTAGTTTTTTCTTTCACCCTAATTTGAATTATTCTTTTTTTGCAACTGCTATCTATAATGCTGCTATTGCTCCACTTACTTTTTTTACTCTATCGTGGATTTACAAATTAGAGCCTACTTCTTCTGAGGGAATTCGATAG
- a CDS encoding SGNH/GDSL hydrolase family protein: protein MPLIESLRVQLEKNYQYKMVGSTLAGQTMKTIYDTGMYMKVIDEAGPDMKYMLLSLGGNDIQGNPASFVGRFETEKQERFNRVRNTLLAMIRNGNIYKIQKYGGAPLTWIIYGYDYPNPDVPSATGSTGCRATLRDAGFTDTEINTLAVDTLNDYNNLLRDITTQEPHLRYIDLRGTLGGPLYSQAGNMWDCIHPNTGGFSLLARKYVTILEGYTNYEK from the coding sequence TTGCCCTTAATTGAAAGCCTACGTGTCCAACTCGAAAAGAACTATCAATACAAAATGGTGGGTTCTACACTTGCTGGACAAACAATGAAAACTATATACGATACCGGAATGTATATGAAGGTAATTGATGAAGCGGGTCCTGACATGAAATATATGTTACTCTCACTTGGAGGAAATGATATTCAAGGAAACCCAGCAAGTTTCGTTGGTCGGTTTGAGACAGAAAAACAAGAGAGATTCAATCGAGTGCGAAACACATTATTAGCCATGATAAGAAATGGAAATATTTATAAAATTCAAAAGTATGGCGGTGCTCCCCTTACTTGGATTATTTACGGTTATGATTATCCCAATCCTGACGTCCCAAGTGCCACTGGATCTACAGGATGCAGAGCAACACTTCGCGATGCAGGATTCACTGATACAGAAATAAACACTTTAGCAGTGGATACTCTGAATGATTATAATAATTTACTTAGAGATATTACTACGCAAGAACCACACCTTAGATACATAGATTTAAGAGGGACACTAGGAGGTCCTCTTTATTCTCAAGCTGGAAATATGTGGGATTGTATCCACCCAAACACGGGAGGATTTAGTTTGTTAGCAAGAAAATATGTAACTATTTTAGAAGGATATACAAACTATGAAAAATAA
- a CDS encoding DUF2339 domain-containing protein has protein sequence MADENKELNRIYSEINSIESKIGNLQSELNTLKNKLNLYVEKSEKRNKEEYTNDPILEEELTSPITGTYDSITNDELNPNAATENKPQVSPKEKLQTAAIVRPSMVIKPNPKKQEFNAPIEKHNTLENISSSQPPPDLFDDIKNWFKGKIGNIPIEEFLGVNLLNKIGLILLVVGFSFFLRLAYDWIGPFTKLGGMFVLSLAIFWGGDKLYKNKSYSVFGLGMIAASFSLFYFTVYASYNVEATRIVNTESGLIGFILLFFASGLMIAASLWYKKEILTSFAYFLGFITISINENSDFNYFSMLSVLFLSISLIGIMTVMRWKYLTGVGIFASYANYWLYAQGLPRTSEGYLLKVSEFGQNYFLESIIYLLLFWVIFFVSTFTMKVDNKKDEKIASAINIVNAFSFFTMFVYVNPEPTEWGAFGLTLGMGFVYMFGALLGRKTGRDFLWNSSLILGISLITLSIPVKFSDYGNVFGWLIEGSALVLLGFMYRETYLKNLGYFVLFINLGKFYSLPYGDFYYSATSPFLIFDLNRGMIYGLMIVCFYGLIPIIRKYISDWTRLDKFAYSSFGFLGSFTVLLFSFYLIQKPFQVYILIPSVGLLLILGMYLKNRNLYYSSVGLTLISLISSVGLIFPNKTVSYEINHIICSIFIIFANATQYYLGKENFLLKRYNRVSNKSRISLSFKDILMKGEIFIWVSSLTLGGLILNGTNPYLHSLFIILAAIFCFAVQKKYNQGNRVGILLYASSFFIGIYRYSIYSKGAEPKWSEETWFAIVNLFVFWISGFGVLYLTHIKLVVNEFKKIIGIILISATTVSAMLLGNILISEPYILSFTAIYSLLLIVCYKWIQDEFCIYNALVVSYFTLLFGLGGMMIRKESPVEIYEYMNLVTYTISSVLTTILCFRFTANVVPRILFYGQSLLSGICFVVIVIPSEYRPIAFLILHFGHIYFHIKTNSNKFYEYSYLTLGISVLSFLYQTEFLSAKIPTDTKSILLFSGYAGIFLLQTIFVFYRITEIRDKYLYYILNLIILFWTINRNLSIEYSVFLFSAFAYVNSFLLSRFKIKELEKLYYLPVLWTVFTFLNFLSLNKNNLLEEMNYKNFFIGIFTLFLVLRGVKDVEKLKVLETQEKSNKYSFEKIITLVLFLEFILLTMTVVDIKFWSLIWTIEAFAFISYGVFRNQSLIRYAGFGLIGLAVIKLGFWDLQNLKENVRVLVLISIGALFVIASFLYAKFKEKLFKKEE, from the coding sequence ATGGCTGACGAAAATAAAGAGCTTAATAGAATATATTCTGAAATAAATTCTATAGAAAGCAAAATCGGAAATTTGCAGAGTGAATTAAATACTCTAAAAAATAAGTTAAATCTTTACGTAGAAAAGTCTGAAAAGAGAAATAAAGAAGAATATACGAATGACCCTATATTGGAAGAAGAATTAACTTCTCCGATAACTGGTACTTATGACTCGATAACGAATGATGAACTAAATCCAAATGCGGCTACTGAAAATAAACCACAAGTTTCACCAAAAGAAAAATTACAAACAGCCGCTATTGTTCGACCTAGTATGGTAATTAAACCAAATCCTAAAAAACAAGAATTCAATGCTCCAATTGAAAAACATAATACACTAGAAAATATTTCCTCTTCGCAACCCCCGCCGGATTTATTTGATGATATAAAGAATTGGTTTAAGGGAAAAATAGGAAACATCCCCATCGAAGAATTTTTAGGAGTGAACTTACTAAATAAAATTGGACTCATACTTTTGGTTGTAGGTTTTAGTTTTTTTCTTAGACTCGCTTATGATTGGATTGGACCATTTACGAAGCTCGGGGGGATGTTCGTATTGTCGCTCGCAATTTTCTGGGGTGGCGATAAACTTTATAAAAATAAATCCTATTCCGTATTTGGTTTAGGGATGATAGCCGCTTCTTTTTCTTTATTTTATTTTACTGTCTATGCTTCTTATAATGTTGAAGCAACTAGGATTGTTAATACAGAAAGCGGGCTAATTGGTTTTATTCTCTTGTTTTTTGCATCAGGATTGATGATTGCAGCTAGTTTATGGTACAAAAAAGAAATACTTACTTCTTTTGCTTATTTCCTAGGTTTTATAACGATATCTATCAATGAAAATTCGGATTTTAATTATTTTTCGATGCTTAGTGTTTTATTCCTTTCGATTAGCTTAATCGGAATAATGACGGTTATGCGTTGGAAGTATTTAACTGGTGTTGGTATTTTTGCTTCTTATGCTAATTATTGGTTATATGCACAAGGACTTCCGCGAACGTCTGAGGGATATCTTCTTAAAGTTTCAGAATTTGGTCAAAATTACTTTTTAGAATCAATAATCTACCTATTGCTTTTTTGGGTTATTTTCTTTGTATCTACCTTCACTATGAAAGTTGATAACAAAAAAGATGAGAAAATTGCATCAGCTATTAATATTGTAAATGCATTTTCCTTTTTTACAATGTTTGTTTACGTAAACCCAGAACCTACAGAATGGGGAGCATTTGGACTTACTTTAGGAATGGGATTCGTTTATATGTTCGGCGCCCTTCTTGGCAGAAAAACAGGAAGAGATTTTCTTTGGAATTCTAGTCTGATTTTAGGGATATCACTTATTACCCTTTCGATACCAGTAAAATTTAGTGATTATGGAAATGTATTCGGATGGTTAATCGAAGGAAGTGCGTTAGTGCTTCTAGGATTTATGTATCGAGAAACATATTTAAAGAATCTTGGTTATTTCGTATTATTTATTAATTTGGGGAAATTTTATTCCCTTCCTTACGGAGATTTTTATTATTCAGCCACGTCACCATTTTTAATCTTTGATTTGAATCGAGGAATGATTTATGGTTTGATGATAGTATGTTTTTATGGGTTAATTCCTATTATTCGAAAATATATTTCAGATTGGACAAGGTTAGATAAATTTGCCTATTCGAGTTTTGGGTTTTTAGGAAGTTTTACGGTACTTTTATTTTCTTTTTATTTGATCCAAAAACCATTTCAAGTTTACATCCTAATTCCTAGTGTAGGTTTATTATTGATCTTAGGAATGTATTTGAAAAATCGAAATCTATATTATTCTTCCGTGGGTCTAACTCTTATTAGTCTTATATCTTCTGTTGGATTGATATTCCCAAATAAAACCGTATCTTATGAAATAAATCATATCATCTGTTCCATATTCATAATTTTTGCAAATGCGACCCAATACTATTTAGGAAAAGAAAATTTCCTTTTAAAACGATACAATAGAGTTTCTAATAAATCTAGAATTTCGCTTTCATTTAAAGATATTTTAATGAAGGGGGAAATATTTATTTGGGTTTCGAGTCTAACTTTGGGTGGACTGATTTTAAACGGAACAAACCCTTATTTACATTCACTGTTTATTATTCTTGCGGCAATTTTTTGTTTTGCGGTACAAAAGAAATACAATCAGGGTAATCGTGTTGGTATATTACTGTATGCCAGTAGTTTCTTCATCGGAATCTATAGATATAGTATATATAGTAAGGGAGCAGAACCAAAATGGAGTGAAGAAACTTGGTTTGCAATTGTAAACTTGTTTGTTTTTTGGATATCCGGATTTGGAGTGCTCTATCTCACTCATATAAAATTAGTAGTTAACGAATTTAAAAAAATAATTGGAATAATTTTAATTTCTGCAACTACAGTTTCAGCTATGTTACTTGGAAATATTTTGATTTCCGAACCGTATATTTTATCGTTTACGGCTATTTATTCTTTGCTCCTAATTGTTTGTTACAAATGGATTCAGGATGAGTTTTGTATTTATAACGCTCTTGTGGTTAGTTATTTTACACTTCTATTTGGTTTAGGTGGGATGATGATTCGAAAAGAATCACCAGTCGAAATTTACGAATATATGAACTTAGTAACATATACAATTTCTTCTGTTTTGACAACTATTTTGTGTTTTAGGTTTACTGCTAATGTTGTCCCTAGAATTTTGTTTTACGGTCAAAGCCTATTATCTGGAATTTGTTTTGTCGTAATTGTTATCCCAAGTGAATATCGTCCTATCGCTTTTTTGATTTTACATTTCGGCCATATTTATTTCCATATTAAAACGAATTCGAATAAATTTTATGAATACTCTTATTTGACCTTGGGCATATCAGTATTATCCTTTTTATACCAGACAGAATTTTTAAGTGCAAAAATTCCAACTGATACAAAAAGTATTCTTTTATTTTCCGGTTACGCTGGAATTTTTTTATTACAAACTATTTTTGTATTCTATCGAATTACTGAAATCAGAGATAAGTATCTTTATTATATTTTAAACTTAATTATATTGTTTTGGACAATCAATAGAAATCTATCTATTGAATATTCGGTATTTTTATTTTCCGCTTTCGCTTATGTAAATAGCTTTTTACTTTCCAGATTTAAAATTAAAGAATTGGAAAAATTATATTACCTTCCAGTGTTATGGACAGTTTTTACTTTCTTAAATTTTCTTTCTCTAAATAAAAATAATCTACTAGAAGAGATGAATTATAAAAATTTCTTTATCGGCATATTTACATTATTCTTAGTTTTACGCGGCGTAAAAGACGTTGAAAAATTGAAAGTTTTAGAGACTCAAGAAAAATCAAATAAGTATAGTTTTGAAAAAATTATTACGTTAGTTTTATTTCTAGAATTTATTTTACTTACCATGACTGTTGTTGATATAAAATTCTGGAGTTTGATTTGGACTATAGAAGCATTTGCTTTTATATCCTATGGAGTATTTAGAAATCAATCTTTGATACGATATGCGGGATTTGGACTAATCGGATTAGCTGTGATAAAATTAGGATTTTGGGATTTACAAAACTTGAAGGAAAATGTTCGGGTATTAGTTCTAATTTCTATCGGAGCCTTATTTGTAATCGCCAGTTTTCTTTATGCAAAGTTTAAAGAGAAATTATTTAAGAAAGAAGAATGA
- a CDS encoding STAS domain-containing protein, which translates to MDIKTQTIGKHVVVRLAGRLDITQSDEVESHLAKDVLSGEGDIIIHLGAISYISSSGIRIFVGMVRELNRQGRKLKLCNITPPVKKVFDVVELLDLFDVYGTEEEAIASLP; encoded by the coding sequence TTGGATATCAAAACTCAAACTATTGGAAAGCATGTGGTGGTAAGGCTTGCGGGCAGATTGGATATTACTCAATCTGATGAAGTTGAATCTCATCTTGCTAAAGACGTTCTCTCAGGTGAAGGAGACATAATTATTCATTTAGGAGCCATTTCTTATATTTCTTCCTCTGGAATTAGAATATTTGTTGGAATGGTTCGTGAACTCAACCGTCAAGGTAGAAAGCTGAAACTCTGTAATATTACTCCGCCCGTAAAAAAGGTTTTTGATGTTGTAGAACTTCTTGATCTTTTTGATGTATATGGAACCGAAGAGGAAGCTATCGCATCCCTTCCCTAA